One Rhizoctonia solani chromosome 2, complete sequence DNA segment encodes these proteins:
- a CDS encoding DnaJ domain protein codes for MASHLYETLNLGMNATPDEIRKAYKKLALKTHPDRAPPERKLEAEEEFRKVNAAYEVLIDEEKRRIYDRNGVYPPPEPATENAYSNPYSPPPLDPSLHQLSRAPVSNGIHAGMPQTGSLRANV; via the exons ATGGCCTCACACTTGTATGAGACACTGAACTTAGGCATGAATGCCACGCCGGATGAGA TCCGGAAGGCATACAAGAAATTAGCGCTAAAGACACATCCAGACAGAGCACCGCCAGAGCGGAAGTTGGAGGCTGAAGAGGAGTTCAGAAAGGTCAACGCAGCCTACGAGGTTCTTATTGATGAAGAAAAGCGCAGAATTTACGACCGAAATG GAGTATATCCTCCACCAGAGCCTGCGACAGAGAACGCATATTCGAACCCTTACTCCCCGCCCCCACTCGATCCCAGCCTCCACCAACTTTCTCGCGCCCCAGTTTCGAACGGCATTCACGCAGGCATGCCCCAGACCGGATCCCTTCGCGCAAATGTTTAA